In Brevibacillus brevis NBRC 100599, a single genomic region encodes these proteins:
- a CDS encoding YcdB/YcdC domain-containing protein yields the protein MKLNSSMMTVIAACLLASAPAWTPYQPTVQAASDVKKAASQKNDYSQDVQNSLDKLFEAIPELKGYRLIDKHYEEDSFRGYPSPIWSLHFTNRPKTDEKKEYDAYSSVSLELDAQTGRLLFMDIKNPAWASADYPEEKLAREKASTFIEDLFGTEAKQLKAVQSLNRGKAGSGDGKGNKLEWARSTVKYHSLINDLPLSNNSISVSVDHAGHIIRYEAYHFIDPSKVNWPDPKKAITLEEASKIYKDKLKMDLVYVWEQPISYAQNGKPAEKKPMLIYQLNTIGWIDALTGKVTGEETEMAGESVHVKGEGKSIKIASREQGEKWLKTQFGIDVSGATFEYDDHKDNLLEGLQTIESYRWINDSNKGTPAFEMVSLITDEQSDRLIDFDLNFPDERKTEQKISVEEAKKKAIAALVPYLDPALTELTLIVESPEEDIPEWVDKNKLHKEEDKAYSFTFLAKRNGIEVSDELYMVGIDKATGTITELNLHPLNPGVSVTLPDSKKIISAAEAKETIQQEIDLELVYVWEQYDGQRAPEPQLVYQQKWKNGYSFIDASTGKLVKVSRQ from the coding sequence ATGAAACTCAATTCATCCATGATGACGGTTATAGCGGCGTGCTTACTTGCCTCTGCACCTGCTTGGACTCCCTATCAACCAACGGTACAAGCAGCAAGCGATGTGAAAAAGGCAGCGTCTCAAAAAAATGATTATTCCCAAGATGTTCAGAATTCTCTGGACAAGCTATTTGAGGCGATTCCCGAGTTGAAAGGGTATCGACTAATTGATAAACATTATGAGGAAGACAGCTTTCGCGGTTATCCGTCACCGATCTGGAGCTTGCACTTCACCAACAGGCCAAAAACAGATGAAAAAAAAGAGTATGACGCATACTCATCCGTTAGCCTTGAGCTGGACGCACAGACGGGCCGGCTGCTTTTCATGGATATCAAAAATCCAGCATGGGCTTCAGCCGATTATCCGGAAGAAAAGCTTGCCAGAGAGAAGGCTTCCACTTTTATCGAGGACTTATTCGGTACGGAAGCAAAACAGCTAAAAGCCGTACAAAGTCTCAACAGGGGAAAAGCAGGATCAGGTGACGGGAAGGGCAACAAGCTGGAATGGGCTCGCTCCACTGTGAAATACCACTCTCTCATCAATGACCTCCCTCTGTCCAACAACTCTATCTCCGTATCCGTTGATCATGCTGGCCATATTATTCGCTATGAAGCGTATCATTTCATCGATCCTAGCAAAGTGAACTGGCCTGATCCGAAAAAAGCGATAACACTTGAGGAAGCAAGCAAAATCTATAAGGACAAGCTTAAGATGGACCTGGTATACGTATGGGAGCAACCGATTTCCTATGCTCAAAATGGAAAACCGGCAGAAAAGAAACCGATGCTTATTTATCAACTGAATACCATTGGATGGATCGATGCTCTGACCGGCAAAGTCACAGGGGAAGAAACAGAAATGGCAGGGGAGAGTGTTCATGTAAAAGGAGAAGGGAAAAGCATCAAAATAGCCTCCCGCGAACAAGGAGAGAAATGGCTGAAAACACAGTTTGGTATTGATGTTTCTGGTGCGACCTTTGAATACGATGATCACAAGGACAATCTTTTAGAAGGACTTCAGACAATCGAATCCTATCGGTGGATCAACGATTCAAATAAAGGTACGCCTGCATTTGAGATGGTTAGCCTCATTACAGATGAACAGAGTGATCGGCTCATCGACTTCGATCTGAATTTCCCAGACGAACGAAAAACAGAGCAGAAAATCAGTGTAGAGGAAGCGAAGAAAAAAGCGATCGCAGCACTCGTACCTTATCTTGACCCGGCGTTAACGGAGCTAACGCTTATCGTAGAGTCTCCTGAAGAAGATATTCCGGAGTGGGTAGACAAGAACAAGCTGCATAAGGAAGAGGATAAAGCGTATTCATTCACTTTCCTCGCAAAACGCAACGGGATCGAAGTGTCTGACGAGCTTTATATGGTGGGTATAGACAAGGCCACGGGTACGATTACTGAGTTAAACCTCCACCCACTCAACCCGGGCGTTAGCGTTACCCTTCCAGATTCCAAAAAGATTATAAGTGCAGCAGAAGCAAAAGAAACGATCCAACAAGAAATTGACCTGGAGCTGGTCTACGTGTGGGAGCAGTATGATGGTCAAAGAGCTCCCGAACCGCAACTAGTCTATCAACAGAAATGGAAGAATGGCTATAGCTTTATCGATGCTTCGACAGGGAAGCTCGTCAAAGTGTCCCGCCAATAA